The Flavobacterium sp. HJ-32-4 genome contains a region encoding:
- a CDS encoding glutaminyl-peptide cyclotransferase has product MNELEYANGKIYGNVWQKDLVAVIDPATGVVEKVLDFSKLRKGLKSSTAEVLNGIAYNPKTKTFFITGKNWDKLFEVRLAD; this is encoded by the coding sequence GTGAACGAACTCGAGTACGCCAATGGCAAAATCTACGGAAACGTCTGGCAGAAAGACCTTGTAGCCGTTATCGATCCGGCGACCGGAGTCGTTGAAAAAGTACTCGACTTCTCCAAACTCCGCAAGGGACTCAAATCCAGCACGGCCGAGGTATTGAACGGCATTGCCTACAATCCCAAAACGAAAACTTTCTTCATCACCGGCAAGAACTGGGATAAACTATTTGAGGTACGGCTTGCCGATTAA
- a CDS encoding thioredoxin family protein, giving the protein MRYQKVLKLLSPCCLLLALTSCNKQFDNDDYTAWFGGEVTNPANRYVLFCKDGDVLDSIPLKPDNTFLFKFDSLAPGLYSFRHDPEYQYVYFDKNDSLMVRINAQDFDESIVFCGRGEEKNNFLMELYLKNDHDRQHLFDVFAWEEPKFRKYVDSAYASKKKFYEQHKQKIGWSEDFDTYALAGLDFPHYSQYEIYPIVQKKRLAKDMEGKLPKDYYHYRRQIDFNNPKLTAYSPFVNYLTYMLNNVAMVHEKQQPDPLDISVTKLTIADTLFRNQKIKNTVLNNIAFMYLLEDQNMTNNKRFLDKYYQLSTDKSQHNEILRIGKAIQALNPGGKLPPVSLVDAEGKAVDINTVIKRPTVLFFWTKNRESHLLAAHKKALELKKKFPAYDFIAVNVDNDQGKWTQSLLNYKFDGITELRATDFHDLKDKWVITKIHRTMIIRGDGTIDNAFVSLFDAYFEQKLK; this is encoded by the coding sequence ATGCGCTATCAAAAGGTACTGAAACTACTATCCCCCTGCTGCTTACTACTTGCCCTGACGTCATGCAACAAACAGTTTGATAATGACGACTATACGGCCTGGTTTGGCGGCGAGGTTACCAATCCGGCCAACCGTTACGTGCTGTTCTGCAAAGACGGTGACGTGTTGGACAGCATCCCGCTGAAACCGGACAATACCTTCCTTTTCAAGTTTGATTCGTTGGCACCCGGACTTTACAGTTTCCGGCACGATCCGGAGTACCAGTATGTGTATTTCGACAAGAACGACAGCCTGATGGTGCGGATCAACGCGCAGGATTTCGATGAATCAATTGTTTTCTGCGGACGCGGTGAGGAAAAGAACAACTTCCTCATGGAATTATACCTGAAGAACGACCACGACCGCCAGCACCTGTTCGATGTATTTGCGTGGGAGGAACCGAAGTTTCGCAAGTATGTCGATTCGGCCTATGCAAGCAAGAAAAAGTTCTACGAACAACACAAGCAGAAAATCGGGTGGAGTGAGGATTTTGATACCTATGCCCTTGCCGGACTCGACTTTCCGCATTATTCTCAATACGAAATCTATCCGATCGTACAGAAAAAACGGCTGGCAAAAGACATGGAAGGTAAGCTTCCCAAGGATTATTACCACTACCGCCGGCAGATCGATTTCAACAATCCGAAACTCACCGCCTATTCGCCTTTCGTGAACTACCTCACCTATATGTTGAACAATGTGGCGATGGTGCACGAAAAACAACAACCGGATCCGCTTGATATCAGTGTGACGAAACTGACGATTGCCGATACGCTCTTCCGGAACCAGAAAATAAAAAATACGGTGTTGAACAACATCGCGTTCATGTATTTGCTCGAAGACCAGAACATGACCAACAACAAACGGTTTCTGGATAAGTATTACCAACTGTCGACCGACAAGAGCCAGCACAACGAAATACTGCGCATCGGCAAGGCCATACAAGCCTTGAATCCCGGGGGAAAACTGCCGCCTGTATCGCTGGTGGATGCTGAGGGCAAGGCCGTCGATATCAACACCGTCATCAAACGTCCGACGGTGCTGTTCTTCTGGACCAAGAACCGGGAGTCGCACTTATTGGCCGCCCACAAAAAAGCGTTGGAGTTGAAGAAGAAATTCCCTGCCTATGACTTCATCGCCGTCAATGTCGACAACGATCAGGGAAAATGGACGCAAAGCCTCCTGAACTACAAATTCGACGGCATCACCGAACTGCGCGCGACCGACTTTCACGACCTAAAAGACAAATGGGTCATCACCAAAATCCACCGCACGATGATCATCAGGGGTGATGGCACTATTGACAATGCGTTTGTGAGTTTGTTTGATGCGTATTTTGAGCAGAAGCTGAAGTAA
- a CDS encoding glutaminyl-peptide cyclotransferase gives MKTSKLFAFTSLCLLAVSCGKDDPFAIDESNLQAYYKNGDKLTLAVANPGQRDIDSVAWFLDGKRVAAGEKLAFTLSNLPLGYREVTAKVYAGDVKPEETSSRVEIVASTEPAPLSYTVVNTYPHDVEAFTEGLEFYRDTLIESTGQKGKSWIRKYDYKTGKVFRQRDLSGEYFGEGITVIGGKLYQLTWQEKTGFIYNADTWKLEKKFTYDQNIEGWGMTHNDTHIFQSDGTEKIWKVDPATQKTPLLR, from the coding sequence ATGAAGACATCCAAACTGTTCGCGTTCACCTCGTTATGCCTGTTGGCGGTTTCCTGTGGCAAAGACGATCCGTTTGCCATCGATGAAAGTAACTTGCAGGCCTATTACAAAAACGGCGACAAACTCACTCTAGCAGTCGCCAATCCAGGGCAACGTGACATTGACAGTGTGGCCTGGTTTCTGGATGGAAAACGGGTAGCAGCGGGTGAAAAACTGGCATTTACCCTGTCGAATCTTCCCCTGGGCTATCGCGAGGTGACGGCAAAAGTCTATGCCGGCGACGTCAAACCAGAAGAGACGTCAAGCCGGGTGGAAATCGTAGCCTCCACTGAACCTGCGCCCCTCAGCTACACCGTGGTCAATACGTATCCGCATGATGTGGAGGCCTTTACGGAAGGACTGGAATTCTACCGCGATACGCTCATTGAAAGTACCGGACAAAAGGGCAAATCCTGGATCCGGAAATACGACTATAAAACGGGGAAAGTATTCCGCCAGCGGGACCTGTCAGGCGAGTATTTTGGTGAAGGCATCACTGTCATCGGAGGGAAACTCTACCAGTTGACCTGGCAGGAAAAAACCGGATTCATCTACAATGCCGATACCTGGAAACTTGAGAAGAAGTTCACCTACGACCAGAATATCGAAGGATGGGGTATGACCCACAATGATACCCATATCTTCCAATCCGACGGAACGGAGAAAATATGGAAAGTGGACCCGGCCACACAAAAAACACCTCTCCTTCGTTAA
- a CDS encoding SGNH/GDSL hydrolase family protein, with protein MRLKLSYQFQYPFSVIFTLMRTVFFLITCLLGVTTLHAQTNLETGGRVAPLSDKGIRLIGAASFVAFEFEGTDCQLTLASVDDYPHHNYVSLELDGTYLGRIRIEPGRPAPYSVAVTKSGRHRLVVYKATEAQNGFVDFLGTTAKIVAPGKAKKRKRIEFIGDSITCGMGNDESALPCGSGEWYDQHNAYWSYAPITARALHADFLLSSVSGMGMYRNWNTENSESEIMPEVYGKLALRESDTRPFDATFQPDVVTICLGTNDLSAGDGKKPRTPFDAKQFTDNYIAFIKMLQQRYPKAQIVLLSSPMLNGERHATLMAALDTIQAAFPTGTLRRFTFQPMEPKGCGYHPSKEDDQKMASELTPFLKKLLDEK; from the coding sequence ATGAGATTGAAACTATCGTATCAATTCCAATACCCGTTTTCCGTTATTTTTACGCTCATGAGAACGGTTTTCTTTCTAATCACCTGCCTGTTGGGGGTTACCACTTTACACGCACAAACAAACCTTGAGACTGGCGGACGCGTGGCGCCCTTATCCGACAAGGGTATTCGACTAATCGGGGCGGCCTCCTTTGTTGCCTTCGAATTTGAAGGCACTGACTGCCAACTGACGCTCGCGTCGGTTGACGACTATCCCCACCACAATTACGTCAGCCTCGAACTCGACGGAACCTATCTGGGCCGCATCCGCATTGAACCCGGACGCCCTGCCCCCTATTCGGTTGCGGTCACTAAATCCGGTCGGCACCGACTGGTGGTCTACAAAGCGACCGAAGCCCAAAACGGGTTTGTCGATTTTCTGGGTACTACCGCAAAGATTGTAGCGCCGGGCAAAGCCAAAAAGCGCAAACGCATCGAATTCATTGGCGACAGCATTACCTGTGGCATGGGGAACGACGAAAGTGCGCTTCCGTGTGGGTCGGGAGAATGGTACGACCAACACAATGCCTATTGGTCGTATGCCCCAATCACCGCCCGCGCACTCCATGCCGACTTCCTGCTGAGCTCCGTGTCGGGAATGGGAATGTACCGCAACTGGAATACCGAAAATTCCGAATCGGAAATCATGCCCGAAGTCTACGGGAAATTAGCCTTACGTGAATCCGACACCCGTCCCTTCGACGCGACTTTCCAGCCGGATGTTGTGACTATTTGCCTCGGCACCAATGACCTCTCGGCCGGTGACGGGAAAAAGCCCCGCACACCGTTCGACGCCAAACAATTTACCGACAATTACATCGCCTTCATAAAGATGCTGCAACAACGCTACCCGAAGGCCCAGATCGTGTTGTTGTCGAGCCCCATGCTCAACGGCGAGCGCCACGCCACACTCATGGCTGCCCTTGATACCATACAGGCTGCCTTTCCAACCGGTACGCTTCGCCGCTTCACCTTCCAGCCGATGGAACCGAAGGGTTGTGGGTACCATCCAAGCAAGGAAGACGATCAAAAAATGGCGTCCGAACTGACACCTTTCCTAAAAAAACTACTGGATGAAAAGTAG
- the fsa gene encoding fructose-6-phosphate aldolase yields MKFFIDTANLNDIREAQALGVLDGVTTNPSLMAKEGITGKNNILKHYVDICNIVDGDVSAEVIATDFDGMIREGEELADLHEQIVVKLPLTKDGIKACKYFSEKGIKTNVTLVFSAGQALLAAKAGATYVSPFIGRLDDVSTDGLMLIEEIREIYDNYGFETQILAASVRHTMHIVNCAKIGADVMTGPLSAMLGLLKHPLTDIGLAQFIADYQKGNN; encoded by the coding sequence ATGAAATTTTTCATTGACACCGCAAACCTGAACGATATCCGCGAGGCACAGGCACTCGGCGTGCTCGACGGCGTGACGACCAACCCTTCGCTGATGGCAAAGGAAGGCATCACCGGAAAGAACAACATCCTCAAACACTATGTCGACATCTGCAACATCGTCGACGGCGACGTAAGTGCCGAGGTTATTGCCACCGATTTCGATGGCATGATACGCGAAGGAGAAGAGCTGGCTGACCTGCACGAACAAATCGTGGTGAAACTGCCGCTGACCAAAGACGGTATCAAGGCATGCAAGTATTTCTCTGAGAAAGGCATCAAAACCAACGTAACCCTGGTGTTCTCCGCCGGACAAGCCTTACTGGCGGCCAAAGCGGGTGCCACCTACGTGTCTCCGTTCATCGGACGCCTCGACGACGTGTCGACCGACGGCCTGATGCTTATCGAAGAGATTCGCGAGATCTATGACAACTACGGCTTCGAAACCCAGATATTGGCCGCTTCCGTACGCCACACGATGCACATCGTCAACTGCGCCAAAATCGGTGCTGACGTCATGACCGGTCCGCTTTCTGCGATGCTGGGCCTACTCAAACATCCGCTTACGGATATTGGTTTGGCGCAGTTTATTGCGGATTACCAAAAGGGGAATAATTAG
- a CDS encoding helix-turn-helix domain-containing protein, with amino-acid sequence MHKPVVSDGLGNEIRLSRVSQFDGSATFKAFSAKYVVQGSEWYQIDGRRYEVREGDYIIGNTTSNAHILIDSPKPVSGVCIDIDTQKLQEIIAYQYGDNDNFRSFLFEQEGMVNRYKAHHTHLGYVIQQIERHFDALSDGTRLLGDDIFYSIGECIVKDHAQLFRQFCSLESVRNETSRRLFDFIRDARHFIDHHFTEDIGIAAIASEAKLSEYHFIRLFKKVWNVTPYQYVLRCRLEFAHALLLDGISASEAAHRSGFADKCAFSKAFRNKFGVPPSAIRNF; translated from the coding sequence ATGCACAAACCGGTAGTAAGTGATGGCCTTGGAAATGAGATCCGCTTGTCGCGGGTTTCACAATTCGACGGATCCGCCACCTTCAAGGCTTTTTCCGCCAAGTACGTGGTGCAGGGATCAGAGTGGTACCAAATCGACGGGCGCCGGTATGAAGTGCGGGAAGGCGACTACATTATAGGGAATACCACCTCCAACGCGCATATCCTGATTGACAGTCCGAAGCCCGTATCCGGCGTATGCATCGACATCGATACCCAAAAATTACAGGAAATCATCGCCTACCAATACGGCGATAACGACAATTTCCGCTCGTTCCTGTTTGAGCAGGAAGGGATGGTCAACCGCTACAAAGCCCATCACACCCATCTGGGGTATGTCATCCAACAAATCGAACGGCACTTTGATGCACTGAGCGACGGTACACGGCTGTTGGGCGACGACATTTTTTACTCGATCGGGGAATGCATCGTCAAAGACCATGCACAATTGTTCCGTCAGTTCTGCAGTCTTGAGAGTGTTCGAAACGAAACCTCCCGCCGGCTGTTTGACTTTATCCGGGACGCCCGTCATTTCATCGACCATCATTTTACGGAAGACATCGGAATCGCTGCGATTGCGTCCGAGGCTAAACTTTCCGAATACCATTTCATACGGCTTTTCAAGAAAGTATGGAATGTGACGCCCTACCAATACGTTTTGCGTTGCCGACTTGAATTCGCGCATGCCCTTCTTCTTGACGGTATTTCCGCATCGGAAGCGGCGCATCGCTCAGGGTTTGCCGACAAATGCGCGTTCAGCAAAGCCTTCCGTAACAAGTTTGGCGTGCCGCCCTCCGCAATTCGCAATTTTTGA
- a CDS encoding ABC-F family ATP-binding cassette domain-containing protein, whose product MLTVNNLSVQFGKRILFDEVNTTFTQGNCYGVIGANGAGKSTFLKILAGDFDPTSGNVFLEPGKRMSVLNQNHNMFDEHTVLETVMMGNKTLFAVKKEMDEIYMKPDFSDKDSDRVGELQVIFEEMNGWNADSDAAAMLSNLGISEEYHYTMMGDLDGKLKVRVLLAQALFGNPDVLIMDEPTNDLDFETIGWLENFLANYDNTVIVVSHDRHFLDAVCTHISDIDFGKINHYSGNYTFWYESSQLAARQRAQQNKKAEEKKAELEEFIRRFSANVAKSKQATSRKKMIEKLKVDEIKPSSRRYPAIIFDQEREAGDQILNISGLAASVEGEVLFRNVDLNMAKGDKIVLFSKDSRATSAFYEIINGNQAADAGKYEWGITTTQAYLPVDNHSFFDNDLTLVDWLRQWAKTEEERDEVYIRGFLGKMIFSGEEALKTARVLSGGEKVRCMLSRMMMQRANILMLDEPTNHLDLESITAFNNSLKNFKGSVIFTTHDHEFAQTVGNRVVELTPSGVIDRYMTFDDYFEDEKIQELRKKMYS is encoded by the coding sequence ATGCTCACAGTTAACAATCTTTCGGTCCAATTCGGCAAACGTATCCTGTTCGATGAAGTCAATACTACCTTCACGCAAGGCAACTGTTACGGCGTAATCGGGGCGAACGGCGCCGGTAAATCGACCTTCCTTAAAATCCTGGCCGGGGATTTCGATCCGACGTCCGGAAACGTGTTCCTTGAACCGGGTAAGCGGATGTCGGTACTGAACCAGAACCACAATATGTTCGACGAGCATACCGTACTTGAAACGGTGATGATGGGCAACAAAACGCTCTTCGCCGTTAAAAAGGAAATGGACGAGATTTACATGAAACCGGATTTCTCCGACAAGGATTCGGATCGTGTGGGTGAGCTGCAGGTGATTTTTGAGGAAATGAACGGATGGAATGCCGATTCCGATGCCGCAGCCATGCTTTCCAACCTTGGTATTTCGGAAGAGTACCATTACACGATGATGGGCGATCTCGACGGAAAACTCAAAGTACGCGTGCTCCTTGCACAGGCGCTTTTCGGCAATCCGGATGTGTTGATCATGGACGAACCGACGAACGACCTCGACTTTGAAACCATCGGCTGGTTGGAGAACTTCCTGGCGAATTACGATAATACCGTGATCGTCGTATCCCACGACCGTCACTTTCTGGATGCCGTGTGTACGCACATCTCCGACATCGACTTTGGAAAAATCAACCACTATTCAGGCAACTATACCTTCTGGTACGAATCGTCGCAGTTAGCGGCGCGCCAGCGGGCCCAACAGAATAAGAAGGCAGAGGAGAAGAAAGCGGAACTTGAAGAGTTCATCCGCCGTTTCTCGGCCAACGTAGCGAAATCAAAACAGGCGACTTCTCGTAAGAAGATGATCGAAAAGCTGAAAGTCGACGAAATCAAACCGTCGAGCCGTCGCTATCCGGCCATCATCTTTGACCAGGAGCGCGAAGCGGGCGACCAGATCCTGAATATCTCCGGACTTGCCGCATCGGTAGAAGGCGAAGTGCTGTTCCGCAACGTCGACCTGAATATGGCGAAAGGTGATAAAATCGTCTTGTTTTCAAAAGATTCCCGTGCCACCAGCGCGTTCTATGAAATCATCAACGGCAACCAGGCCGCGGATGCCGGAAAGTACGAGTGGGGCATTACCACGACACAGGCCTATTTGCCGGTCGACAACCATAGTTTCTTCGACAACGACCTCACACTGGTTGACTGGTTGCGCCAATGGGCCAAGACAGAAGAAGAACGCGATGAGGTATACATCCGCGGTTTCCTCGGGAAGATGATCTTCTCGGGAGAAGAAGCGCTGAAAACAGCCCGCGTGTTGTCAGGAGGAGAGAAAGTACGTTGTATGCTGTCGCGGATGATGATGCAGCGCGCGAACATCCTCATGCTCGATGAACCGACGAACCACCTTGACCTGGAATCGATTACCGCTTTCAACAATTCCCTCAAGAACTTTAAAGGATCCGTGATCTTCACCACCCATGACCACGAATTCGCCCAAACGGTGGGTAACCGCGTGGTGGAACTGACACCATCAGGCGTCATCGACCGCTACATGACGTTCGACGATTACTTCGAGGATGAGAAAATCCAGGAGTTGCGGAAGAAAATGTACTCGTGA
- a CDS encoding pentapeptide repeat-containing protein, translated as MTTYVFDKFFSGVVYGRDDLNLTEFEECVFTDCDFTATNCIGLTFISCTFRHCRFDGAQLNHTAYRTVFFEECSFGGCNFAMSDKLIFEVHFTDCILDFAKFYGLRMNAATFTRCSLVAVDFMACDLQNVVFDQCDLYRAEFEKADARRCDFSSSRNYTLHPGRTKVQRALFSRNGLAGLVSGFGVQVVE; from the coding sequence ATGACGACGTATGTTTTTGATAAGTTTTTTTCGGGTGTTGTGTACGGTCGCGATGACCTGAATCTCACGGAATTCGAGGAGTGTGTCTTTACCGATTGCGATTTCACCGCAACTAATTGCATTGGATTGACCTTCATTTCGTGCACCTTCCGACACTGCCGTTTCGACGGAGCACAACTGAACCACACGGCCTATCGAACCGTTTTTTTTGAGGAGTGCAGTTTTGGGGGATGTAATTTTGCGATGTCGGACAAGCTTATCTTTGAAGTCCACTTTACCGACTGCATCCTCGACTTTGCCAAGTTTTATGGCCTGCGGATGAATGCCGCAACCTTCACCCGATGCAGCCTGGTGGCGGTTGACTTTATGGCATGTGACCTACAGAATGTGGTATTCGACCAATGCGACCTGTATCGGGCGGAATTCGAAAAAGCCGACGCGCGGCGTTGTGATTTCAGCAGCAGCCGGAACTACACGTTGCATCCGGGGCGTACGAAGGTGCAACGGGCGTTGTTTTCGCGTAACGGACTTGCCGGCCTCGTTAGTGGTTTCGGCGTGCAGGTGGTGGAGTAA
- a CDS encoding alpha/beta fold hydrolase — protein sequence MRKSVSPFRLTCRHAVIALALLCTTLNHAQTLPRKGWFGARIVPDPAGIRITEVVGGTSANAKLQKDDIVTAIAGRPVTSPQDVVDTMARSGEGDKITLALLRGGKKTTVSAKVAGRPRSTDPAAEVLYDRVAFKGGYLSVIINKPAGNGTFPAVLFVPGYTCSSIDGLPADHPYERVARAFSAAGFVVVRVEKSGLGDSRDTPDCRMTTLTDEVESFKAGFEKMKSLPYVNAGQLFIFGHSMGGIIAPAISASENVKGVIVYGTTAKSWFEYQLEMNRLQLKLAHTPPLEYESKCRIQGEIAYDYFIAKKPLESIAADPAKAEVLKTDWQYDGNSMIFERNQEYWRQIQDYPLLENWKNTKAQVLVLFGESDFQAFSKADHEQIVDLVNHYHPGGATLVTFPETDHYLARSGSMQQAFDLFSGGHIKELFEAFNPEVTRTSVEWAQKILR from the coding sequence ATGAGAAAATCAGTTAGTCCCTTCCGTCTTACGTGCCGACATGCCGTGATTGCGCTGGCCTTACTCTGCACCACACTCAATCACGCCCAGACCTTGCCTCGAAAAGGCTGGTTCGGCGCGCGCATCGTACCCGATCCGGCGGGCATCCGGATAACAGAAGTGGTAGGAGGTACCTCCGCCAACGCAAAACTGCAAAAAGATGACATCGTCACGGCCATTGCCGGTCGTCCGGTTACCTCCCCGCAGGACGTGGTCGATACCATGGCGCGTTCCGGTGAAGGCGATAAAATCACCCTGGCCCTCCTCCGCGGAGGCAAGAAAACGACCGTATCCGCCAAAGTCGCCGGTCGCCCGCGCTCTACCGATCCGGCGGCCGAGGTGCTCTACGACCGTGTGGCGTTCAAGGGTGGTTACCTTAGCGTGATCATCAACAAACCAGCGGGGAACGGAACCTTTCCTGCCGTACTTTTTGTACCCGGATATACCTGCAGTTCGATTGACGGGCTTCCGGCCGACCATCCCTATGAACGCGTTGCCCGCGCCTTTAGCGCCGCCGGTTTTGTAGTGGTGCGGGTAGAGAAAAGTGGTCTGGGCGACAGCCGCGACACGCCTGATTGCCGGATGACCACACTTACCGACGAAGTGGAAAGTTTCAAAGCCGGGTTTGAAAAAATGAAGTCCCTCCCCTACGTGAACGCAGGCCAGCTCTTTATTTTCGGTCATTCGATGGGAGGCATTATAGCGCCCGCCATCAGCGCATCAGAAAATGTCAAAGGAGTAATCGTATATGGCACGACGGCGAAAAGCTGGTTCGAATACCAACTTGAGATGAACCGCCTTCAATTGAAACTCGCACATACCCCACCGCTGGAATACGAGTCCAAATGTCGAATTCAGGGTGAAATCGCCTACGACTACTTCATCGCGAAAAAACCACTGGAATCCATTGCGGCCGATCCGGCTAAGGCGGAGGTATTGAAAACCGACTGGCAGTATGACGGAAATAGCATGATTTTCGAGCGCAACCAGGAATACTGGCGGCAGATACAGGATTACCCGTTGCTCGAAAACTGGAAGAATACCAAAGCCCAGGTACTGGTGCTGTTTGGTGAATCTGACTTCCAGGCATTTTCGAAAGCCGACCACGAACAGATCGTTGACCTAGTCAATCATTACCATCCCGGCGGCGCGACCCTGGTCACCTTTCCGGAAACCGATCATTATCTGGCCCGTTCGGGGAGCATGCAGCAGGCGTTTGACCTGTTTAGCGGCGGACACATTAAGGAATTGTTCGAGGCCTTCAACCCTGAAGTGACACGAACATCCGTCGAATGGGCGCAAAAAATCCTCCGGTAA
- a CDS encoding SDR family oxidoreductase: MKVILITGASSGLGKAVGDYLTSRGHTVYGTSRQPSSITDSRFPLVPLDLNRPETIAACVASVIEKAGRIDVLVNNAGVGILGPLEEIPSDALRAHFETNLFGPIDVIKAVLPHMRNKRSGLIINITSIAGYMGLPFRGPYSASKGAFELISEALRMEVKPFGIEVCNLAPGEFATDIASRRYNTALQPDSAYAETYGRTVALVNQHVSGGNDPIMVAHTIEKIMETRQPAVHYKVGPFLSRFSIVLKRLLPDRMYERMLMKHYQLELPTGRKKA; the protein is encoded by the coding sequence ATGAAAGTCATTCTCATCACCGGAGCTTCCTCCGGATTGGGTAAAGCCGTTGGCGATTACCTCACATCACGCGGGCACACGGTCTACGGCACCAGCCGCCAGCCCTCGTCGATTACCGATTCTCGTTTCCCATTAGTGCCACTCGACCTGAACCGGCCCGAAACAATTGCCGCCTGTGTGGCGTCGGTCATCGAAAAAGCCGGACGCATCGATGTGTTGGTCAACAACGCCGGAGTCGGCATCCTCGGGCCATTGGAAGAAATTCCGTCGGACGCCCTTCGTGCGCATTTCGAAACCAATCTTTTCGGGCCTATTGACGTGATAAAGGCGGTGCTGCCGCATATGCGAAACAAGCGTTCCGGACTCATCATCAATATCACCTCGATTGCAGGTTATATGGGACTCCCGTTCCGCGGACCGTACTCGGCTTCCAAAGGGGCCTTCGAACTTATTTCGGAAGCGCTTCGGATGGAGGTGAAGCCTTTTGGTATCGAGGTATGCAACCTGGCCCCGGGAGAATTCGCCACAGACATCGCCTCCCGACGCTACAACACGGCGCTTCAGCCGGATTCCGCCTATGCCGAAACCTATGGTCGCACGGTGGCGCTCGTCAACCAACACGTGAGCGGCGGAAATGACCCGATCATGGTGGCGCATACCATCGAGAAAATCATGGAGACGCGCCAGCCTGCCGTACACTATAAAGTCGGGCCGTTCCTGTCGCGGTTTTCGATTGTGTTGAAACGACTGCTTCCCGACAGGATGTACGAGCGTATGCTGATGAAACATTACCAACTAGAACTTCCAACAGGCCGCAAAAAAGCGTAA